The sequence CGCACCCGTGCGGGTCGCCGCGATCGACTGCGGTACCAACGCGATCCGCCTGCTGATCGCCGACGTGGCCGGGGACCGGCTGACCGACGTCTCCCGGCGGATGGAGATCGTCCGCCTGGGGGAGGGTGTGGACCGCACCGGGATGCTGTCCGCCGCGGCGCTCGACCGGACCCGGGCCGCGCTGGCCGGTTACGCCACCGAGATCGAGGAGTCCGGGGCGGTCGCGGTACGGATGTGCGCCACCTCGGCCTCCCGGGACGCCTCGAACGCGCAGGACTTCCGCGACATGGTGCGCGGCGTGCTGGGTGTCGAGCCCGAGGTGATCACCGGTGAGGAGGAGGCCGCCCTGTCCTTCCTCGGCGCGGTCCGGGGGTTGCGCGCCCCGGGGCCGTACCTGGTGTTCGACCTGGGTGGCGGCTCCACCGAGTTCGTCACCGGCACGGACGGCGTCCGGCAGGCGATCTCGGTGGACATCGGCTGCGTCCGGATGACCGAGCGGCACCTGCACGGCGACCCGCCGACGGCGGCGGAGCTGGCCGCGGCGGAGGCGGACGTCACGGCGGCCGTCGACACCGCCCTGGCCGCGGTGTCCGGCCGCGACGCGCGGACCCTGGTCGGGCTGGCCGGGACGGTGACCACGGTCGCGGCGCTGGCGCACGACCTCCCGGTGTACGACTCGGCGCGCATCCACCACAGCGAGATCAGCCGGGAGGCGGTCGGCCGGGTCACCGCCGAGCTGCTGGGGATGACCGTCGAGCGGCGGCTGGCGCTGCCGGTGATGCACGCGGGCCGGGCCGACGTGATCGGGGCGGGCGCCCTGATCATGCGGATCATCATGGAGCGATCCGGGCACGACTCGGTGATCGCCTCCGAGCACGACATCCTGGACGGGATCGCCTTCGGGCTGGCCGGGAGCTGACGGCACGGGCCGCGGCCGGGGCGTGACGGCCCCCGGAAACCGGCCCGTACCGGCATCGAACGCTGCCCGAACGGGCGGCCTTTTCCGGCGCTTCGGC is a genomic window of Actinoplanes teichomyceticus ATCC 31121 containing:
- a CDS encoding Ppx/GppA phosphatase family protein; protein product: MSAAAPVRVAAIDCGTNAIRLLIADVAGDRLTDVSRRMEIVRLGEGVDRTGMLSAAALDRTRAALAGYATEIEESGAVAVRMCATSASRDASNAQDFRDMVRGVLGVEPEVITGEEEAALSFLGAVRGLRAPGPYLVFDLGGGSTEFVTGTDGVRQAISVDIGCVRMTERHLHGDPPTAAELAAAEADVTAAVDTALAAVSGRDARTLVGLAGTVTTVAALAHDLPVYDSARIHHSEISREAVGRVTAELLGMTVERRLALPVMHAGRADVIGAGALIMRIIMERSGHDSVIASEHDILDGIAFGLAGS